One region of Quercus lobata isolate SW786 chromosome 2, ValleyOak3.0 Primary Assembly, whole genome shotgun sequence genomic DNA includes:
- the LOC115974898 gene encoding hydroxyproline O-arabinosyltransferase 1 produces the protein MGCGNVFFTLLITFSVALITYNIIISSNAPLKQELPGPSRSSSSITVDPIIKMPVDKSRGGSGSKRLFHTAVTASDSVYNTWQCRVMYYWFKKMKETPNSDMGGFTRILHSGKADKHMNEIPTFVAQPLPSGMDQGYIVLNRPWAFVQWLQQADIKEDYILMSEPDHIIVKPIPNLSRDGLGAAFPFFYIEPKKYESVLRKYFPEEKGPITDIDPIGNSPVIVGKESLKKIAPTWMNVSLAMKKDPETDKAFGWVLEMYAYAVSSALHGVGNILYKDFMIQPPWDTEVGKKFIIHYTYGCDYNMKGELTYGKIGEWRFDKRSYDSVAPPRNLPLPPPGVPESVVTLVKMVNEATANIPNWGS, from the exons atggGTTGTGGGAATGTGTTCTTCACACTACTCATAACCTTCTCAGTAGCTCTAATCACCTACAACATAATCATATCATCCAATGCTCCTCTCAAGCAAGAGCTTCCAGGCCCATCCAGATCTTCTTCATCAATCACAGTGGACCCCATAATCAAGATGCCTGTGGACAAATCCAGAGGTGGGTCCGGTTCGAAGAGGCTGTTCCACACGGCGGTGACTGCCTCAGACTCTGTCTACAACACGTGGCAGTGCAGAGTCATGTACTACTGGTtcaagaagatgaaggaaaCACCCAATTCTGATATGGGTGGGTTCACCAGGATCTTGCATTCTGGGAAGGCTGACAAACACATGAATGAGATCCCAACTTTTGTTGCTCAGCCTCTCCCTTCTGGAATGGACCAG GGTTATATAGTCCTCAACAGACCTTGGGCATTTGTGCAATGGCTTCAACAAGCAGACATTAAAGAAGA CTACATACTGATGTCGGAGCCAGATCATATTATTGTCAAGCCCATACCGAACTTATCAAGAGATGGGCTTGGAGCtgcatttccattcttttataTTGAACCTAAGAAGTACGAGTCAGTACTAAGAAAGTATTTTCCTGAGGAAAAGGGACCAATAACTGACATTGACCCAATAGGGAATTCTCCTGTCATAGTTGGGAAG gaatctctcaaaaaaatagcTCCCACTTGGATGAATGTTTCCTTAGCAATGAAGAAGGATCCTGAAACAGATAAGGCTTTTGGTTGGGTGCTTGAAAT GTATGCGTATGCTGTTTCATCTGCTCTGCATGGTGTTGGTAACATCTTGTACAAGGACTTCATGATTCAG CCTCCATGGGATACAGAAGTTGGCAAGAAGTTCATAATTCATTATACTTATGGATGTGACTACAATATGAAG GGTGAGTTAACCTATGGAAAGATAGGAGAATGGAGGTTTGACAAAAGGTCTTATGATTCTGTTGCACCGCCAAGAAACCTTCCACTTCCTCCACCAGGTGTTCCTGAAAGTGTG GTGACTCTGGTAAAAATGGTCAACGAAGCCACAGCAAATATTCCAAATTGGGGATCGTAG